The Suncus etruscus isolate mSunEtr1 chromosome 15, mSunEtr1.pri.cur, whole genome shotgun sequence genome contains the following window.
CAGCGTGAGGTCAAGACTCAAGAAATGTCATCACTTCCAGAGGGCAGGGGGACACAGGGGTTGGTGGGGAGACAGGAAGTTCGGTCACCTGCAGGCCGCCTCCTGCACCCTCTTGTTGCCATCCAGGATGCGCTTGAGCAGCTCGGTCATGAGGGGCTTGAGGTGCATGTCGGGGGGCTGGCTGACCACCCAGTGGGCGTATCGGCTCAGCGTCCAGCAGGCGATGGAGCGGACCAGGGCCTTCTTGTCGGATAGGCACTGGATGAGGTGCGGGATCAGCTCGGGCAGGTAGGGgaccatgccttgcatgcagcctgagGGGAAAGACAGAGGGGGACGTACAACCTGAGTCATGCTCCCACCACACACATATACCCCATTAGGGAGGGAGGCTGGCCAAAGCCTAACAGCTGAGGAAACCGAGGCCCAGAGGCCTGTGGGACTAGCACAGCCATATGGTTGGGGCCAGTTATCGTTCTTCTTCCGGCTGAGTTCTGGCTCAGGGCTCAGGCAGGGACAGAACTGGGGCTGTGGCCAGCATGGCAGTTGGACTCTCTCTGGGGCCTGGGGTCCAGGGAAAACGGTTCCTGCCTCCCACCGCAAACCTCAGCCTGGGTGACTGGTGGGGGTCCGAGGTCAGAGGGCAAGGCAGCCACTCACCCTCGGCAATGGCGCCCAGCACCAGGATGCCCGACTCCTTGACCACCCACTCAGGGTGGAAGAGGAGCCCCTTGAGTAGTGGCAGGAGATGGGGCAGAAGCTCCTCCCGGAAGACGTTGGCCAGGACGTCCAGGGCAGCCGCCGAGCACTTCCCTAGGGAGGACAGTGGGCACGTGGCTCAGGAGGTGTGTGGCCCGTCCCCGCCTGGTCCCTACCCCACCCCTGGCTCCCAACGCACTCAGGTTCCAGTCGGAGAGGGCATCGTCATCGTCGTCGTCCTCCGCGTCCTCGGATCCGTCGGGCCGCTCGGCCTCGTGGGGCAGTGTGACGGTGCGGGACTTGTGGAAGCGGGGCTTGATGTCCTGCTCACTGTCAGGCACTGCCTCGTCCTCTTCTACGTCACCCTGCAAGGGATCCCAGGCCAGAAGTTGGCCCAGCCTGGCACACAGACCCCAGAGGCCCGGCACCCCCTGCTATGGCCAAGCGCCCACCTTCAGGAGTATAATGTCGATCTCCGAGTACTTCATGCCATTCACCAGGATGGGGATGAGCCTACAGGAGAGGCATTAGGGGCTGAGCAAGTCTGCAGAGGTTGGAAGGgtgggggggtggagtgggggaggTGGGGTGTGGAGGATGAACAGGCTTTTGCGTCTTTCTCCAGGGCTGGTACCCTGTACGatatgtggccaaaaaccaaaccgaAACCAAACAAAGGCCAACCCAACAACAAAACGCAAAATTCTCAGGCTAGAAAGATGGTTCACAGCTCAATTTGTGCTCCAGTGACTGGGGTTCAACCCCGAGCCCTGTATTAGCCGCTATAAGcccagggagagaaaagaaaaaacggAGGGGCCCCtggacaccaccaggtgtgctctcCAGGACCTGAAGAAAGCAAATAGAAAACTCATGGGAATACAGCTGACACAAGAGGCGGTGGCCTGAGCATGCTCAGACACTTTGCACATCCTCAGAGCACTTGGATTCAGCTAGACCTGAAGCTGCCTTCTCTGGGCCTGGGAAAAGTTCCAGATGGCTGAGAGGTCAGCCTCAAGCAGGCAAGCAGGCAAGCAAGGGCGGGGAAGCACCAGGCACTCACTGGACCAGGTGGGACGCCAGGACCTCCTTGCAGATGGGCTGCTCGGCCAGTGTCAGCCAGAACTCGCAGGCCTCCAGCGCCACGTTCTCGTCGTGGTCCTGGGTCCTCTGCAGCATGTACTGAGGGCGGGATGGAGGGAGATGTGTGGACTTCTGAGGGGTTACTGGGAGAGTGGGTGCCCACCGCCCACCTGGTTTGTCCGTGGCTGCCTGGGCCCGTACCTGGATGATGCTGTGCATGTGCGGGATGAGCCTGTCGATGCGGACCTCGAGCAGCATGACCAGCGCGCGACACACATTCTTGCGCACCTCCGGGTCATCGTCCACCGCCAGGGCAAACAGGTGCTGTGGAGTAGGGGCACAAGGATCAGCAGTGTAGGGAGAAGCAGACTCCTGGTCTCTCACCCACCCAGTCCTGTTGGGGGGCACCCCCACCTCGATGAAGGTGTCAATGTTGTCCATCAGCGCCTGGGCACGGTCCATGATGAACTGGTTCACGCAGGCGATAGCGTGGGACCTGTCGGGGTGTAGACGGCCAAAAGGGTTAGGGGCTCTCACCTGCCTGTCCACGCCTCTCCCCTTCAAACACCCCTGCCAGATCCTCTTAGGAACTCTGCACCCACCGGATCTTGGGGCTGCAGTGTTTGAAAAACTGCAGGAACTTGGGGATCATGACGTTGAGGGGCCTGTTGAGGGCATCGCTGTCCAGCAGCTCCGAGGAGTCCTCACAGATCTTTTGCAGGGCACCGAAGGCTCCCTGAGAtgcagagggaagaggagggagaagtgTTGTATGGTGgattgtgtgttccacaatccccaggaagggagagggattcccatgcccctgtccaggtaggacaagagacgcaggtCCAAAAGCAActccaatgcaggaaataatccgcACACAGCCAGGAAGATAGAGCAGGCCAGAAGCTAACTCTataagctgttcacccacaagccagtcactccaccacatggaaccaaGAGCCAAGATGATCAGCCCCATCCAGGctgcctgagtagcctttattaggataaaacaaagcccacccccaagggggGGGGAGACAAAGCAAGATGAGGCAATGACGAAGTATCTTTTTAAccaggaaaaccaaaggaaccaattgagagataGCTAAATAGAAGGAATAATcaaatatgaggaccaatccaaaggcctctaccaactcAGGAGAAAGCTGCTGGGCACAGGGTTCCACCCACCCACCAGTAGCTCCAGCCTCCCCACCTGTTGCTGCCTACCTCGCATGTGTTATAATCCTCGGAATTGAGCAGGTTACACAGCTGGGGCAGCAGCTCGGGCCACATCTGGAGCTCCCCCTTGGATGCGATGGTGGTGATGAGGATGCCTGGGATGCAGGAAAGGAGGCGCAGGCTCAGGCGGGGTGCAGGCCCATGCAGGAACACCCAAACATGCACACGCGCACAGCCAATCAAGGCCCAGCAAGAACAGAGCTGTCCAGGGGACACCTCAGATGGTCTTGGGAGCTTTTTATTCCTCTTCTCATTGAGTTCCAGAGCCACATTGGGCAGTTGCCCAGGCCATCTATAAGCAGCCCCACAACAGAAGCCCCACTCCCAGTACTGAGCCAAGTGGGGCCCAAAAGCAAATCCAAAAGAACAAGCAAACACAAGTTGCAAGCAAGAGCTTTTCGCAAGCAGTGCTTTTCGGGACCACAGACTACAGAGGTGAAGGGCCAGAGCCAGAGTATGGCTGGTTGactgggtttcattcccagcatccctaggttcctctgagcagcaccaggggTGAACCAGGAGGAACCACTCCCTGGGCAATGTCAGGTGTagttcaaaaaccaaagaaagaaaaagataaaaattctgaGCATGCCCACTCACCTTGGACCCAACAGTCAGGAAGGTTGGGGGACCCCAACACCTCTGTCAGAGCTCACCCTTCTCCCCACGCTCTGCAAGATTCTGGGACCCCCTTAGCATGTGTGGGTactgttttacacacacacacaaaccctaaGCCGACAGGGCATTTTCTGGACCttgctgtgcctcagtttccctatcgAGCCCCGGCCCTCACCAATGGTGGCCCGGATGAGGGAAGATGCATCGCCAATGTTGTTCAGACACTCCTGCTTGATGAAGTCGGCTACAGGTGGTGGGAAGCTCTGGTAATGAGCCTTCACATTGTTCTTGAGGATGAGGCCACTGAGGGAACGCGTAGGCTCATctgggggaaagagggagggcACTCAGGGGAGCACTAGAGCGTGGGGGACTATTGAGCAGAATGAACAAGGGGTGCCCCAGCCGGTACCTTCAGACTTGAGTCGAGTCAGGACGAAGATCAGGTAGTTGTTGAAGTCTGGGAACTGGTTCAGCTGCTTGAGTTTCTGCCA
Protein-coding sequences here:
- the TNPO2 gene encoding transportin-2 isoform X2 — translated: MDWQPDEQGLQQVLQLLKDSQSPNTATQRIVQDKLKQLNQFPDFNNYLIFVLTRLKSEDEPTRSLSGLILKNNVKAHYQSFPPPVADFIKQECLNNIGDASSLIRATIGILITTIASKGELQMWPELLPQLCNLLNSEDYNTCEGAFGALQKICEDSSELLDSDALNRPLNVMIPKFLQFFKHCSPKIRSHAIACVNQFIMDRAQALMDNIDTFIEHLFALAVDDDPEVRKNVCRALVMLLEVRIDRLIPHMHSIIQYMLQRTQDHDENVALEACEFWLTLAEQPICKEVLASHLVQLIPILVNGMKYSEIDIILLKGDVEEDEAVPDSEQDIKPRFHKSRTVTLPHEAERPDGSEDAEDDDDDDALSDWNLRKCSAAALDVLANVFREELLPHLLPLLKGLLFHPEWVVKESGILVLGAIAEGCMQGMVPYLPELIPHLIQCLSDKKALVRSIACWTLSRYAHWVVSQPPDMHLKPLMTELLKRILDGNKRVQEAACSAFATLEEEACTELVPYLSYILDTLVFAFGKYQHKNLLILYDAIGTLADSVGHHLNQPEYIQKLMPPLIQKWNELKDEDKDLFPLLECLSSVATALQSGFLPYCEPVYQRCVTLVQKTLAQAMMYTQHPEQYEAPDKDFMIVALDLLSGLAEGLGGHVEQLVARSNIMTLLFQCMQDSMPEVRQSSFALLGDLTKACFIHVKPCIAEFMPILGTNLNPEFISVCNNATWAIGEICMQMGAEMQPYVQMVLNNLVEIINRPNTPKTLLENTAITIGRLGYVCPQEVAPMLQQFIRPWCTSLRNIRDNEEKDSAFRGICMMIGVNPGGVVQDFIFFCDAVASWVSPKDDLRDMFYKILHGFKDQVGEENWQQFSEQFPPLLKERLAAFYGV
- the TNPO2 gene encoding transportin-2 isoform X1, translated to MDWQPDEQGLQQVLQLLKDSQSPNTATQRIVQDKLKQLNQFPDFNNYLIFVLTRLKSEDEPTRSLSGLILKNNVKAHYQSFPPPVADFIKQECLNNIGDASSLIRATIGILITTIASKGELQMWPELLPQLCNLLNSEDYNTCEGAFGALQKICEDSSELLDSDALNRPLNVMIPKFLQFFKHCSPKIRSHAIACVNQFIMDRAQALMDNIDTFIEHLFALAVDDDPEVRKNVCRALVMLLEVRIDRLIPHMHSIIQYMLQRTQDHDENVALEACEFWLTLAEQPICKEVLASHLVQLIPILVNGMKYSEIDIILLKGDVEEDEAVPDSEQDIKPRFHKSRTVTLPHEAERPDGSEDAEDDDDDDALSDWNLRKCSAAALDVLANVFREELLPHLLPLLKGLLFHPEWVVKESGILVLGAIAEGCMQGMVPYLPELIPHLIQCLSDKKALVRSIACWTLSRYAHWVVSQPPDMHLKPLMTELLKRILDGNKRVQEAACSAFATLEEEACTELVPYLSYILDTLVFAFGKYQHKNLLILYDAIGTLADSVGHHLNQPEYIQKLMPPLIQKWNELKDEDKDLFPLLECLSSVATALQSGFLPYCEPVYQRCVTLVQKTLAQAMMYTQHPEQYEAPDKDFMIVALDLLSGLAEGLGGHVEQLVARSNIMTLLFQCMQDSMPEVRQSSFALLGDLTKACFIHVKPCIAEFMPILGTNLNPEFISVCNNATWAIGEICMQMGAEMQPYVQMVLNNLVEIINRPNTPKTLLENTGRLTNPSAIPAITIGRLGYVCPQEVAPMLQQFIRPWCTSLRNIRDNEEKDSAFRGICMMIGVNPGGVVQDFIFFCDAVASWVSPKDDLRDMFYKILHGFKDQVGEENWQQFSEQFPPLLKERLAAFYGV